A genomic region of Castor canadensis chromosome 16, mCasCan1.hap1v2, whole genome shotgun sequence contains the following coding sequences:
- the Dmkn gene encoding dermokine isoform X11 translates to MKLQGSLACLLLALCLGSGMAGPLHSGGGNAGAVAGQEVEDAIGHRVGEAVGHAASPGIQGAFDQGQGGGVESGIREARGDAFSPQLREAAQELGNTGSEARRQVEGIVRRGLGAAHNSRVWGTSGGHGMFGSQGGQGQGNVGGPGTPWEQGTNSLEGSVGQGGDGGPFNYRTNSQGAVAQPGYGSVRGSNQNSGCTNPPPSGTEDSSSNSGGSSSSSGGSSGQGGNGGQGGSSGQGGSSGQGGNGGQGGSSGHGGSGGHGGSGGHGGSGSSSGSGGDRESSRDFDEPFSVSRGSGSGSSGSSSGNSRGGGGGNRPECDNPGNEVRIYGESGSQESRENGHFLGGSQGNHGGQGSNSNGGRNDAVSGLNTVNSGTSPMPFNFDTFWKNFKSKMGFINWDAIEKDESSRSP, encoded by the exons ATGAAGCTACAAGGGTCCCTGGCCTGCCTCCTGCTGGCCCTGTGCCTGGGCAGTGGGATGGCTGGGCCACTACACAGTGGAGGGGGGAACGCAGGAGCAGTTGCTGGACAAGAGGTGGAAGACGCCATTGGCCACAGAGTTGGGGAGGCCGTTGGCCATGCAGCCAGCCCTGGAATCCAGGGGGCTTTTGACCAAGGGCAGGGAGGAGGAGTTGAGTCTGGAATCAGGGAGGCCAGGGGAGATGCTTTCAGCCCCCAGCTCAGGGAAGCAGCCCAAGAGCTTGGCAACACTGGAAGTGAGGCCAGAAGACAGGTGGAGGGCATCGTTCGACGTGGACTGGGTGCTGCCCACAACTCCAGGGTTTGG GGAACATCTGGAGGCCACGGCATGTTTGGTTCTCAGGGTGGCCAAGGCCAGGGCAATGTTGGAGGTCCAGGGACTCCCTGGGAACAAGGAACCAACTCTCTGGAAGGCTCCGTTGGTCAGGGAGGCGATGGAGGGCCATTCAACTATAGGACCAATTCTCAG GGAGCTGTGGCCCAGCCTGGCTATGGTTCAGTGAGAGGCAGTAACCAAAATTCGGGG TGCACCAACCCCCCACCGTCTGGAACTGAAGACAGCTCCAGCAACTCTGGG GGAAGCAGCAGTAgcagtggtggcagcagtggCCAGGGTGGCAATGGTGGCCAAGGTGGAAGCAGTGGCCAGGGTGGCAGCAGTGGCCAGGGTGGCAATGGTGGCCAAGGTGGAAGCAGTGGCCACGGTGGAAGCGGTGGCCATGGTGGAAGCGGTGGCCACGGTGGCAGTGGCAGCAGTTCTGGGTCTGGAGGa GACAGAGAAAGTTCTAGAGATTTTGATGAACCCTTTTCGGTCTCCAGG GGATCTGGTTCCGGCTCCTCAGGCAGTAGCAGTGGAAACAGCAGAGGCGGTGGTGGTGGAAATAGACCTGAG TGTGACAACCCAGGGAATGAGGTGCGTATTTATGGAGAATCTGGGAGTCAG GAAAGCAGAGAGAATGGTCACTTCCTTGGGGGCTCCCAAGGCAATCATGGG GGGCAAGGGTCCAACAGCAATGGTGGAAGAAATGACGCTGTCAGTGGACTCAATACTGTG AACTCTGGGACATCTCCCATGCCCTTCAACTTTGACACCTTCTGGAAG AATTTTAAATCCAAGATGGGTTTCATTAACTGGGATGCCATTGAAAAG
- the Sbsn gene encoding suprabasin isoform X1, translating into MHPANLLSSCCLLLLLGALPAWAANDDPIEKVIEGINRGLSNAEREVGKALEGINNGITQAGREVEKVFNGLSNMGSQAGKEVEKGLNSGLDKVSHGINNGVGHAGKEAEKFAHGVNNAAGQVGKEADKIIHHGANQAGSEAGRFGQGAHHVAGQAGNEAGRFGQGVHHAFGQGGKEAEKFGQGVHHAFGQGGKEAEKFGQGVHHAFGQGGKEAENFGQGVHHPFGQGGKEAEKFGQGAHHAFGQGGKEAEKFSQGGHHAFGQGGKEAEKFSQGGHNVFGQGGKEAEKFGQEGHHTFGQGGKEAEKFGQGVHHAFGQGGKEAEKFGQGVHHAFEQGEKEAEKFGQGVHHAFGQGGKEADKVGQGVHHAFGQGGKEAEKFGQGVHHAFGQGGKEADKVGQGVHHAFGQGGKEAEKFGQGVHHAFGQGGKEAEKFGQGGHNVLGQAGKEAEEFGQGIHHGVNEAWRQAEKFGQGAQHAFGQGGREGDKVVQGAHHGLSHAAMEAQQFGHDGYYAAGQAGKEGEKVISGVHPGANQAGKEVGQFGQGLHHAVEQAGKEADKVVQGVHDGVNQAGKEAEKFGQGLNSAAGQAGKEAEKLGQGVHHAAGQAGKEVDRLQQSALNGVNQASKEANQLLNGSHQGEASGQHGGTATTTLVSGASVNKPFINLPALWRSVADIMP; encoded by the exons ATGCATCCTGCCAATTTGCTCAGCTCCTGCTGCCTCCTCCTGCTCCTAGGGGCGCTGCCTGCATGGGCAGCCAATGATGACCCCATCGAGAAGGTCATCGAAGGGATCAACCGGGGGCTGAGCAATGCAGAAAGAGAGGTGGGCAAGGCCCTGGAAGGCATCAATAATGGAATCACTCAAGCCGGAAGGGAAGTGGAGAAAGTTTTTAATGGACTTAGCAACATGGGAAGCCAGGCCGGCAAGGAGGTGGAAAAGGGGCTCAACAGCGGCTTGGACAAGGTATCCCATGGGATCAACAATGGCGTTGGACATGcaggaaaggaagcagagaagtTTGCCCATGGGGTCAACAACGCTGCTGGACAGGTTGGGAAGGAGGCAGACAAAATCATCCATCATGGGGCCAACCAGGCGGGAAGTGAAGCAGGGAGGTTTGGTCAAGGGGCCCACCATGTTGCGGGGCAGGCTGGGAACGAGGCTGGGAGGTTTGGCCAGGGAGTCCACCATGCTTTTGGTCAGGGTGGGAAGGAGGCGGAGAAGTTTGGCCAGGGAGTCCACCATGCTTTTGGTCAGGGTGGGAAGGAGGCGGAGAAGTTTGGTCAGGGAGTCCACCATGCTTTTGGTCAGGgtgggaaggaggcagagaaTTTTGGCCAGGGAGTCCACCATCCTTTTGGTCAGGgtgggaaggaggcagagaagtTTGGTCAGGGGGCCCACCATGCTTTTGGTCAGGgtgggaaggaggcagagaagtTTAGCCAGGGGGGCCACCATGCTTTTGGTCAGGgtgggaaggaggcagagaagtTTAGCCAGGGGGGCCACAATGTTTTTGGCCAGGGTGGAAAGGAGGCAGAGAAGTTTGGCCAGGAGGGCCACCATACTTTTGGCCAGGGTGGAAAGGAGGCAGAGAAGTTTGGCCAGGGGGTCCACCATGCTTTTGGCCAGGGTGGAAAGGAGGCAGAGAAGTTTGGCCAGGGAGTCCACCATGCTTTTGAGCAGGGTGAAAAAGAGGCAGAGAAGTTTGGTCAGGGAGTCCACCATGCTTTTGGCCAGGGTGGAAAGGAGGCAGACAAGGTTGGCCAGGGAGTCCACCATGCTTTTGGCCAGGGTGGAAAGGAGGCAGAGAAGTTTGGCCAGGGAGTCCACCATGCTTTTGGCCAGGGTGGAAAGGAGGCAGACAAGGTTGGCCAGGGAGTCCACCATGCTTTTGGCCAGGGTGGAAAGGAGGCAGAGAAGTTTGGTCAGGGAGTCCACCATGCTTTTGGCCAGGGTGGAAAGGAGGCAGAGAAGTTTGGCCAAGGGGGCCATAATGTTTTAGGTCAGGCTGGGAAGGAAGCAGAAGAGTTTGGCCAGGGGATTCACCATGGGGTTAATGAAGCCTGGAGGCAGGCAGAGAAGTTTGGTCAGGGGGCCCAGCATGCTTTTgggcagggtgggagggagggagacaaagTGGTCCAAGGAGCTCATCATGGACTTAGCCATGCTGCAATGGAGGCACAGCAGTTTGGCCATGATGGTTATTATGCCGCCGGGCAggctgggaaggagggagaaaaagtaaTCTCGGGTGTCCATCCTGGGGCCAACCAGGCCGGGAAGGAGGTGGGACAGTTTGGCCAGGGACTCCACCATGCCGTTGAACAGGCCGGAAAGGAAGCAGACAAAGTGGTCCAAGGGGTCCACGATGGGGTCAACCAGGCCgggaaggaggcagagaaatTTGGCCAAGGGCTCAACAGTGCTGCTGGTCAGGCCGGAAAGGAGGCGGAGAAACTTGGCCAAGGTGTCCACCATGCTGCTGGCCAGGCCGGGAAGGAAGTGGACAGGTTGCAGCAGAGTGCTCTTAATGGGGTCAACCAAGCCAGCAAGGAGGCCAACCAGCTGCTGAAT GGCAGCCATCAAGGCGAGGCTTCCGGCCAACACGGAGGGACCGCAACCACCACATTAGTATCTGGG GCCTCGGTCAACAAGCCTTTCATCAACTTACCGGCTCTGTGGAGG aGCGTCGCCGACATCATGCCCTAA
- the Sbsn gene encoding suprabasin isoform X3, producing MHPANLLSSCCLLLLLGALPAWAANDDPIEKVIEGINRGLSNAEREVGKALEGINNGITQAGREVEKVFNGLSNMGSQAGKEVEKGLNSGLDKAGKEADKVVQGVHDGVNQAGKEAEKFGQGLNSAAGQAGKEAEKLGQGVHHAAGQAGKEVDRLQQSALNGVNQASKEANQLLNGSHQGEASGQHGGTATTTLVSGASVNKPFINLPALWRSVADIMP from the exons ATGCATCCTGCCAATTTGCTCAGCTCCTGCTGCCTCCTCCTGCTCCTAGGGGCGCTGCCTGCATGGGCAGCCAATGATGACCCCATCGAGAAGGTCATCGAAGGGATCAACCGGGGGCTGAGCAATGCAGAAAGAGAGGTGGGCAAGGCCCTGGAAGGCATCAATAATGGAATCACTCAAGCCGGAAGGGAAGTGGAGAAAGTTTTTAATGGACTTAGCAACATGGGAAGCCAGGCCGGCAAGGAGGTGGAAAAGGGGCTCAACAGCGGCTTGGACAAG GCCGGAAAGGAAGCAGACAAAGTGGTCCAAGGGGTCCACGATGGGGTCAACCAGGCCgggaaggaggcagagaaatTTGGCCAAGGGCTCAACAGTGCTGCTGGTCAGGCCGGAAAGGAGGCGGAGAAACTTGGCCAAGGTGTCCACCATGCTGCTGGCCAGGCCGGGAAGGAAGTGGACAGGTTGCAGCAGAGTGCTCTTAATGGGGTCAACCAAGCCAGCAAGGAGGCCAACCAGCTGCTGAAT GGCAGCCATCAAGGCGAGGCTTCCGGCCAACACGGAGGGACCGCAACCACCACATTAGTATCTGGG GCCTCGGTCAACAAGCCTTTCATCAACTTACCGGCTCTGTGGAGG aGCGTCGCCGACATCATGCCCTAA
- the Sbsn gene encoding suprabasin isoform X2: protein MHPANLLSSCCLLLLLGALPAWAANDDPIEKVIEGINRGLSNAEREVGKALEGINNGITQAGREVEKVFNGLSNMGSQAGKEVEKGLNSGLDKVSHGINNGVGHAGKEAEKFAHGVNNAAGQAGKEADKVVQGVHDGVNQAGKEAEKFGQGLNSAAGQAGKEAEKLGQGVHHAAGQAGKEVDRLQQSALNGVNQASKEANQLLNGSHQGEASGQHGGTATTTLVSGASVNKPFINLPALWRSVADIMP from the exons ATGCATCCTGCCAATTTGCTCAGCTCCTGCTGCCTCCTCCTGCTCCTAGGGGCGCTGCCTGCATGGGCAGCCAATGATGACCCCATCGAGAAGGTCATCGAAGGGATCAACCGGGGGCTGAGCAATGCAGAAAGAGAGGTGGGCAAGGCCCTGGAAGGCATCAATAATGGAATCACTCAAGCCGGAAGGGAAGTGGAGAAAGTTTTTAATGGACTTAGCAACATGGGAAGCCAGGCCGGCAAGGAGGTGGAAAAGGGGCTCAACAGCGGCTTGGACAAGGTATCCCATGGGATCAACAATGGCGTTGGACATGcaggaaaggaagcagagaagtTTGCCCATGGGGTCAACAACGCTGCTGGACAG GCCGGAAAGGAAGCAGACAAAGTGGTCCAAGGGGTCCACGATGGGGTCAACCAGGCCgggaaggaggcagagaaatTTGGCCAAGGGCTCAACAGTGCTGCTGGTCAGGCCGGAAAGGAGGCGGAGAAACTTGGCCAAGGTGTCCACCATGCTGCTGGCCAGGCCGGGAAGGAAGTGGACAGGTTGCAGCAGAGTGCTCTTAATGGGGTCAACCAAGCCAGCAAGGAGGCCAACCAGCTGCTGAAT GGCAGCCATCAAGGCGAGGCTTCCGGCCAACACGGAGGGACCGCAACCACCACATTAGTATCTGGG GCCTCGGTCAACAAGCCTTTCATCAACTTACCGGCTCTGTGGAGG aGCGTCGCCGACATCATGCCCTAA